Proteins encoded within one genomic window of Actinoplanes octamycinicus:
- a CDS encoding TetR/AcrR family transcriptional regulator, whose amino-acid sequence MARDTRERIVAVARDLVHGASLAEVSTEDVCKAAGVHKGSLYHFFPSKEALGGAVLDHNWDMMHAVLEESFADDVPPLERVDRFVDSFVRMLTLMRERFGATPGCPLGGLAAEVAGHGDEGRARAGRVLAGWMGYFATAISEAKGRGDVPADVDPRLAATRVLALMQGLTLLAKAHDDPGIVLLAKADIRLLLRASG is encoded by the coding sequence ATGGCGCGGGACACGCGGGAGCGCATCGTCGCGGTGGCACGCGACCTGGTCCACGGTGCGTCGCTCGCCGAGGTGAGCACCGAGGACGTGTGCAAGGCCGCGGGCGTGCACAAGGGCAGCCTCTACCACTTCTTCCCGTCCAAGGAGGCGCTCGGCGGAGCCGTCCTGGACCACAACTGGGACATGATGCACGCCGTGCTGGAGGAGTCGTTCGCCGACGACGTGCCGCCGCTGGAGCGCGTCGACCGGTTCGTCGACAGCTTCGTGCGGATGCTCACCCTCATGCGGGAGCGGTTCGGCGCCACGCCCGGCTGCCCGCTCGGTGGCCTGGCCGCCGAGGTGGCCGGGCACGGCGACGAGGGGCGGGCTCGGGCCGGGCGGGTGCTGGCCGGCTGGATGGGCTATTTCGCGACGGCGATCAGCGAGGCGAAAGGGCGGGGCGACGTGCCGGCCGACGTCGACCCGCGCCTCGCCGCGACCCGGGTGCTGGCCCTGATGCAGGGGCTCACGCTGCTCGCCAAGGCGCACGACGACCCGGGGATCGTGCTGCTGGCCAAGGCCGACATCCGTTTGCTGCTGCGCGCCTCCGGGTGA
- a CDS encoding MBL fold metallo-hydrolase yields the protein MSTSVRAIPVAGRHSINAYLLLGRRPILVDAGVPGSGRKIVDGIAAHGVDPADLALIVLTHAHIDHFGAAAHVRRLTGAPIAAHRADLEPYRAGRAREPYLPTGPFGALLSRLPALHHTTQAVEPDLVLDGPHRLDDLGVAARIMPTPGHTAGSVSVLTDDGDLVAGDLIASSFLGSITGRPANPPFHDDRLANLASLRAMLALQPASLHVGHGGRLDPARVARWAEREQRRLDRLAARGRVRRRTEPLEAAG from the coding sequence ATGTCGACATCCGTACGTGCCATCCCGGTCGCGGGCCGGCACTCGATCAACGCCTATCTGCTGCTCGGCCGCCGGCCGATCCTGGTCGACGCCGGCGTCCCGGGCAGCGGCCGCAAGATCGTCGACGGCATCGCCGCACACGGCGTCGACCCGGCCGACCTGGCGCTGATCGTGCTCACCCACGCGCACATCGACCACTTCGGCGCCGCGGCACACGTGCGCCGCCTGACCGGGGCGCCGATCGCCGCGCACCGCGCCGACCTGGAGCCGTACCGGGCCGGCCGGGCGCGCGAGCCGTACCTGCCGACCGGCCCGTTCGGCGCGCTGCTGAGCCGGCTGCCGGCGCTGCACCACACCACCCAGGCGGTCGAGCCGGACCTCGTCCTGGACGGCCCGCACCGGCTCGACGACCTGGGCGTCGCCGCCCGGATCATGCCGACGCCCGGGCACACCGCGGGCTCGGTCTCGGTGCTCACCGACGACGGCGACCTGGTGGCCGGTGACCTGATCGCCAGCTCGTTCCTGGGCTCGATCACCGGCCGCCCGGCCAACCCGCCGTTCCACGACGACCGGCTCGCCAACCTCGCCAGCCTGCGCGCGATGCTCGCGCTGCAGCCCGCTTCGCTGCACGTCGGTCACGGCGGGCGGCTCGACCCGGCGCGGGTGGCCCGGTGGGCCGAGCGGGAACAGCGGCGGCTCGACCGGCTCGCCGCCCGGGGCCGGGTGCGCCGGCGGACCGAGCCGCTCGAGGCTGCTGGCTGA
- a CDS encoding ATP-dependent DNA ligase, with product MRAVPAAGLLAPHTRGTPQYEIKWDGWRCLAFCGDRIRLQSRQLNDLTGHFPEVVAALGAALLPDTVLDGELVVWDPASGRTSFTALQRRVRSAAAPPASYVVFDLLQVDGHELVDRPLLERRMLLEELCDGLAGITVCPATRDPDEARGWFDEYSAAGCEGIVIKDLTSRYRAGAPGWWKWKRRTTTEALVGGVVGSPRDPVALLLGRYAGDGTLRFVGRTVVLTAAQRAGLAPELRPAGTSWWPQPLPAAWTWKKPQAYEPVEPVVVEIAVDEAFEQGRWRHPVRYLRVRAELHPSQLPLWTPDGDLARPMGH from the coding sequence ATGCGGGCGGTGCCGGCCGCCGGCCTGCTGGCGCCGCACACCCGGGGCACCCCGCAGTACGAGATCAAATGGGACGGGTGGCGGTGCCTCGCCTTCTGCGGCGACCGGATCCGGCTGCAGTCCCGGCAGCTCAACGACCTCACCGGGCACTTCCCGGAGGTGGTCGCCGCGCTCGGCGCCGCGCTGCTGCCGGACACCGTGCTCGACGGTGAACTGGTCGTCTGGGACCCGGCCAGCGGGCGGACGTCGTTCACCGCGCTGCAGCGGCGGGTCCGGTCCGCGGCGGCGCCGCCCGCCAGCTACGTGGTGTTCGACCTGCTGCAGGTGGACGGGCACGAGCTGGTCGACCGTCCGCTGCTGGAACGGCGGATGCTGCTGGAGGAGCTGTGCGACGGGCTGGCCGGCATCACGGTGTGCCCGGCGACGCGGGACCCGGACGAGGCGCGGGGCTGGTTCGACGAGTACAGCGCAGCCGGCTGCGAGGGGATCGTCATCAAGGACCTGACCAGCCGGTACCGGGCCGGGGCGCCGGGCTGGTGGAAATGGAAGCGGCGGACCACGACGGAGGCGCTGGTCGGGGGAGTGGTCGGCAGCCCGCGCGATCCGGTGGCGTTGCTGCTCGGCCGGTACGCCGGGGACGGGACGTTGCGCTTCGTCGGGCGGACCGTGGTGCTGACGGCGGCCCAGCGCGCCGGGCTGGCGCCTGAGCTGCGACCGGCCGGGACGAGCTGGTGGCCGCAGCCGTTGCCGGCCGCCTGGACGTGGAAGAAGCCGCAGGCCTACGAACCGGTCGAGCCGGTCGTGGTGGAGATCGCCGTCGACGAGGCGTTCGAGCAGGGGAGGTGGCGGCATCCGGTCCGCTACCTGCGCGTACGAGCGGAATTGCATCCATCCCAACTGCCTCTGTGGACCCCGGATGGTGATTTGGCCAGGCCAATGGGCCACTAG
- a CDS encoding LacI family DNA-binding transcriptional regulator: MEYFTGGDMPKVGMSDVAAAAGVSVSTVSVVLNRVKSARVHPQTRERIWKAANDLGYMPNGMARGLRLQRSHLIGFVSDFVATTPYAGNMIVGAQEAALPTGRLLMAVDTSGDARLEETALTSLLQQQVDGVLYAAMYHRSLTVPELLGGTPTVLVNAVAQSSTVSSVVPDEQGGVRLAVTELLDHGHRRIGYVDCTDRILAAPLRRRAYRATLRKAGIVPDPAWTAVEPPTSRGGYRAALDILQRPNRPTALFCYKDTMAVGVYQAAHTLGLRIPDDLSIIGFDNLELLADNQFPGLTTVSLPHHEMGAWAVRQLIAEITDPATTPQQTKILGTLYRRDSVAPPSGA, from the coding sequence GTGGAGTACTTCACCGGGGGGGACATGCCGAAGGTCGGGATGAGTGACGTGGCGGCGGCCGCGGGGGTCTCGGTTTCGACCGTGTCCGTGGTGCTGAACCGCGTCAAGTCGGCGCGTGTCCATCCGCAGACCCGCGAGCGGATCTGGAAGGCAGCCAACGACCTCGGATACATGCCGAACGGAATGGCTCGGGGGCTGCGTCTGCAGCGGTCGCATCTCATCGGGTTCGTCAGCGACTTCGTCGCGACCACGCCGTACGCCGGCAATATGATCGTCGGCGCACAGGAGGCGGCCCTGCCGACGGGCAGGCTCCTGATGGCGGTCGATACCAGCGGCGACGCCCGGTTGGAGGAGACCGCACTTACCTCTCTGCTGCAGCAGCAGGTCGATGGGGTTCTCTACGCGGCGATGTACCACCGCAGTCTCACCGTGCCGGAATTGCTCGGCGGAACTCCGACTGTGTTGGTGAACGCGGTCGCACAGAGTTCAACGGTGTCCTCGGTGGTGCCGGACGAGCAGGGCGGCGTCCGGCTCGCCGTCACCGAACTGCTCGATCACGGACACCGGCGGATCGGCTACGTCGACTGCACCGACCGCATCCTGGCCGCCCCGCTCCGCCGACGGGCCTATCGCGCGACGCTGCGCAAGGCCGGCATCGTGCCGGACCCGGCTTGGACGGCGGTCGAGCCGCCGACCTCACGGGGCGGGTATCGAGCCGCCCTGGACATCCTGCAGCGGCCGAATCGCCCGACCGCCCTCTTCTGCTATAAGGACACCATGGCCGTCGGTGTCTACCAGGCCGCGCACACGCTGGGGCTGCGCATCCCCGATGATCTCTCGATCATCGGGTTCGACAATCTAGAACTCCTTGCGGACAACCAGTTCCCCGGCCTGACCACGGTGTCGCTTCCGCATCACGAGATGGGCGCCTGGGCTGTCCGGCAGTTGATCGCAGAGATCACCGATCCCGCGACCACGCCTCAGCAAACCAAGATTCTTGGCACGTTGTACCGGCGTGACTCGGTGGCGCCCCCGTCCGGCGCCTGA
- a CDS encoding carbohydrate ABC transporter permease, which translates to MSISTAAAAAEPAIEARTRRPRRRLKAAERHEARIGALMVTPAVILLLLFFFIPVILCFILAFTNARLIAPEPAHFTGLDNFTRLFSDPVFWASLRNTFYFGLVVVPVQSAFALLLALLINVKTRGVNFFRTMYFIPVVTSIVVVSILWRFMYQPDGLVNSLLQTVTFNVVQGTDWLNNTKTAMPAIMFMSIWQAVGFHMVIWLSGLQTIPEERYEAADLDGATTWQKFRYVTWPGLRATRTFILVTITIAALSLFAQINVMTAGGPLNSTTTMVYQAVRTGYQQQQTAYASAISLIFFILVLTVSLVQRYLTRDKD; encoded by the coding sequence ATGAGCATTTCCACGGCTGCCGCTGCGGCCGAACCCGCCATCGAGGCCCGGACCCGGCGCCCCCGCCGTCGTCTCAAGGCCGCCGAACGGCACGAGGCCCGCATCGGCGCGCTGATGGTCACGCCGGCGGTGATCCTGCTGTTGCTGTTCTTCTTCATCCCGGTCATCCTGTGCTTCATCCTTGCCTTCACCAACGCCCGGCTGATCGCACCCGAGCCGGCCCACTTCACCGGCCTCGACAACTTCACCCGGCTGTTCAGTGACCCCGTGTTCTGGGCGTCGCTGCGCAACACCTTCTACTTCGGCCTGGTCGTGGTGCCGGTCCAGTCCGCCTTCGCACTGCTGCTGGCGCTGCTCATCAACGTGAAGACCCGCGGCGTCAACTTCTTCCGCACCATGTACTTCATCCCGGTGGTGACCTCCATCGTCGTTGTCTCCATCCTGTGGCGCTTCATGTACCAGCCCGACGGCCTGGTCAACTCGCTGCTGCAGACGGTCACGTTCAACGTCGTCCAGGGCACCGACTGGCTCAACAACACCAAGACCGCGATGCCGGCCATCATGTTCATGTCGATCTGGCAGGCCGTCGGCTTCCACATGGTGATCTGGCTGTCCGGCTTGCAGACCATCCCCGAGGAACGGTACGAGGCCGCTGATCTCGACGGAGCCACCACCTGGCAGAAGTTCCGGTACGTGACCTGGCCCGGCCTGCGGGCCACCCGCACGTTCATCCTGGTCACCATCACGATCGCTGCGCTCAGCCTGTTCGCTCAGATCAACGTGATGACTGCCGGCGGCCCGCTGAACTCCACCACCACCATGGTCTACCAGGCCGTCCGCACCGGCTACCAGCAACAGCAGACCGCGTACGCGTCCGCGATCTCGCTCATCTTCTTCATCCTCGTGCTGACCGTGTCGCTGGTTCAGCGCTACCTCACCCGGGACAAGGACTGA
- a CDS encoding carbohydrate ABC transporter permease, with translation MATDTSTAPSAITPAPEAHHRQPTREPRWQKIGGYVGRIILVVFFAFPIVFMFVSSLKPDDQIFGDLDSVKAFLPVGKISFDNYSTVFDTVPAGRFLVNSILLSALTVVIGLFVNSLAAFALSRLRWRARTVVLAVIIATLVVPFETFALPMVWWVNKLPWLTLRGGVPLWEFGWLDSYRVQIIPFIANAFAIFLFYSYFQSIPKDLDEAARVDGAGWFRIYRSVVMPLSGPAIATVSILTFLPAWNQYLWPLMVVRSENLRPVMVGVSYFFQLKVAWGPMMAYSTLITIPVLVLFLCFQRAFIGSIASSGVKG, from the coding sequence ATGGCCACCGACACCAGCACCGCACCCTCGGCGATCACGCCGGCACCGGAAGCCCATCACCGCCAGCCGACCCGCGAACCGCGCTGGCAGAAGATCGGCGGATACGTCGGCCGCATCATCCTGGTCGTGTTCTTTGCCTTCCCGATCGTGTTCATGTTCGTCTCGTCGCTCAAGCCGGACGACCAGATCTTCGGCGACCTCGACTCGGTCAAGGCTTTCCTACCCGTCGGGAAGATCTCGTTCGACAACTACAGCACCGTCTTCGACACCGTCCCGGCCGGCCGGTTCCTGGTCAACTCGATCCTGTTGTCCGCCCTCACCGTCGTGATCGGACTGTTCGTCAACAGCCTGGCGGCGTTCGCGCTGTCCCGGCTCAGGTGGCGCGCACGGACAGTCGTGCTGGCGGTCATCATCGCCACCCTGGTGGTGCCGTTCGAGACCTTCGCGCTGCCCATGGTGTGGTGGGTGAACAAGCTGCCCTGGCTCACCCTGCGCGGCGGGGTGCCCCTGTGGGAGTTCGGCTGGCTGGACAGCTACCGGGTGCAGATCATCCCGTTCATCGCCAACGCCTTCGCCATCTTCCTGTTCTACTCGTACTTCCAGAGCATCCCCAAGGACCTCGACGAGGCCGCCCGGGTCGACGGCGCCGGCTGGTTCCGCATCTACCGCAGCGTGGTGATGCCGCTGTCCGGCCCGGCCATCGCGACGGTGTCGATCCTGACCTTCCTACCCGCGTGGAACCAGTACCTGTGGCCGCTGATGGTGGTCCGAAGCGAGAACCTGCGCCCGGTGATGGTAGGCGTGTCCTATTTCTTCCAGCTCAAGGTCGCCTGGGGGCCGATGATGGCATACTCCACGCTGATCACGATCCCCGTCCTGGTGCTGTTCCTCTGCTTCCAGCGTGCGTTCATCGGCAGTATCGCCTCCAGCGGTGTCAAGGGTTGA
- a CDS encoding glycoside hydrolase family 68 protein, translated as MLRRDDLWIWDSWPVEDGDDRHLFYLQAPRALGDPIARHTHAAVGHAVSPDWEHWTILPDALTAAPSPAWDDLAIWTGSIVRGDTGRWHFFYTALSQHEGGRVQRIGRADSDDLITWRRAGPQPLLCADPRWYETIDQMDWHEETWRDPWVLRDPDGDGWHMLITARARTGPRNDRGVIGHARSADFDTWEVQPPLTAPAGFGHMEVPQVSLIDGRPVLTFCCLAQELSAERRQATPLTGMWSAPGSSIIGPYDVAAAIPFDDPSIYAAHLVNLADGKPALLGFANDRGGHGFDGAIPPPIRVILRRDGTVTQS; from the coding sequence GTGTTGCGACGTGACGATCTGTGGATCTGGGACAGCTGGCCGGTCGAGGACGGGGACGACCGGCACCTGTTCTACCTGCAAGCCCCCCGCGCTCTCGGCGACCCGATCGCCCGCCATACCCATGCGGCGGTCGGGCACGCCGTCAGCCCCGACTGGGAGCACTGGACGATCCTGCCCGACGCGCTCACCGCCGCGCCTTCACCAGCCTGGGACGACCTGGCCATCTGGACCGGATCGATCGTGCGCGGCGACACCGGCCGGTGGCACTTCTTCTACACCGCCCTCTCCCAGCACGAGGGCGGCCGGGTGCAACGCATCGGCCGGGCCGACTCGGACGACCTGATCACCTGGCGCCGCGCCGGCCCTCAGCCTCTGCTGTGCGCCGACCCGCGCTGGTACGAGACCATCGACCAGATGGACTGGCACGAGGAAACCTGGCGCGACCCCTGGGTTCTCCGCGACCCGGACGGCGACGGCTGGCACATGCTCATCACCGCCCGAGCCCGCACCGGACCCCGGAATGACCGGGGGGTGATCGGGCATGCCCGCTCGGCCGACTTCGACACCTGGGAGGTACAGCCGCCGCTGACCGCCCCCGCTGGATTCGGCCATATGGAGGTACCGCAAGTCAGCCTGATCGATGGCCGCCCGGTACTGACCTTCTGTTGCCTCGCCCAGGAGCTCTCCGCCGAACGCCGCCAGGCGACCCCCCTGACCGGCATGTGGAGTGCCCCCGGCAGTTCCATCATCGGCCCCTACGACGTCGCCGCAGCAATCCCGTTCGACGACCCCTCAATCTACGCGGCGCACCTGGTCAACCTGGCCGACGGGAAGCCGGCCCTCCTCGGCTTCGCCAACGACCGAGGTGGACACGGGTTCGACGGCGCGATCCCGCCACCGATCCGCGTCATCCTCCGCCGGGACGGAACCGTTACCCAAAGTTGA
- a CDS encoding GNAT family N-acetyltransferase — protein sequence MLIRREVPGDVEAIRAVTAAAFRGVAHSAPPVEPGGDPGEAALVSRLRDDAGWIPQLSLVAVADDLVVGHVVATRARVDGRPAVGLGPLSVLPRRQRTGVGTALMHAVLGAADALGEPLVGLLGDPAYYRRFGFVPAQSMAIVAPDPSWGEYFQVRTLSQYDGRTGRFSYAGPFDQL from the coding sequence GTGCTGATTCGACGCGAGGTTCCCGGTGATGTCGAGGCGATCCGTGCGGTGACGGCGGCCGCGTTCCGTGGCGTGGCGCACAGCGCGCCCCCGGTGGAACCGGGTGGGGATCCGGGCGAAGCGGCCCTGGTCTCCCGGCTGCGCGACGATGCCGGTTGGATCCCGCAGCTGTCGCTGGTCGCCGTGGCGGACGACCTCGTGGTCGGCCACGTGGTCGCCACCCGGGCCCGTGTCGACGGCCGGCCGGCTGTCGGGCTCGGGCCGCTGAGCGTTCTCCCGCGGCGGCAGCGAACCGGGGTCGGCACTGCTCTGATGCACGCCGTCCTGGGCGCCGCCGACGCGCTGGGCGAGCCTCTGGTCGGGTTGCTGGGCGACCCGGCCTACTACCGTCGTTTCGGCTTCGTTCCCGCCCAGTCGATGGCGATAGTCGCGCCGGACCCGTCCTGGGGCGAGTATTTCCAGGTCCGGACCCTTTCCCAGTACGACGGCAGGACCGGCCGCTTCTCCTATGCCGGCCCCTTCGACCAGCTCTGA
- a CDS encoding HAD family hydrolase, with protein sequence MRSSDSRNAPVDAVVFDMDGTLIESTTAVNSAFRAAVAAGGGPRCSDTEIVAAYPLGPPRRILDHLLGRPATQDDLDRYYTHLGDGQVRAYEGIGETLAALTERCPVAVFTGASHRAARILLGAAGLLGHFEVIVGGDQVTNPKPAPDGILHACGRLGVEPGSVAYVGDSPLDLQAAWHSGAVAVAAAWGHLYDAGQPADRTAHRPADLRSLVHAG encoded by the coding sequence ATGCGATCTTCCGATTCCCGCAACGCTCCCGTGGACGCGGTCGTGTTCGACATGGACGGCACTCTGATCGAGTCGACGACCGCGGTGAACTCGGCGTTCCGGGCCGCCGTCGCGGCCGGCGGCGGGCCGCGGTGCTCGGACACCGAGATCGTGGCCGCCTATCCTCTCGGGCCGCCCCGCCGGATCCTGGACCATCTGCTCGGCCGCCCGGCGACCCAGGACGACCTCGACCGGTACTACACGCACCTGGGCGACGGTCAGGTCCGCGCCTACGAGGGCATCGGCGAGACGCTGGCGGCGCTGACCGAGCGCTGCCCGGTGGCGGTCTTCACCGGCGCCAGCCACCGGGCCGCGCGGATCCTGCTCGGCGCGGCCGGCCTGCTCGGGCACTTCGAGGTGATCGTCGGCGGCGACCAGGTCACCAACCCGAAGCCCGCCCCCGACGGCATCCTGCACGCCTGCGGCCGGCTGGGCGTCGAGCCCGGCTCGGTGGCCTACGTCGGGGATTCCCCGCTGGACCTGCAGGCCGCGTGGCACAGCGGCGCGGTCGCGGTGGCCGCCGCGTGGGGCCACCTCTACGACGCCGGGCAGCCGGCCGACCGTACCGCGCACCGCCCGGCCGATCTGCGGTCGCTGGTGCACGCGGGGTGA
- a CDS encoding GNAT family N-acetyltransferase: MTMVLSTPTTDGVREAMAALREWQHDGAPMQLHPGDIGWNYRLGTAETAAVVRTWSRDGLILAVGMLDSPTLVRITVAPDAFQDEDLARRLVEDLSLPERGVLPDGAVSIEAPQGLLLHDLLTKEGWGVGEPWTPLVRDLAEALEDPGLRIKPIGLEQAHDFANVLRSSFNTTRPTREYRHKMSAAPFYADARCLGAYDDQGNPAAVVTVWSAGPGKPGLVEPMGVHTDHRGRGYGRAITVAGAAALREMGSSSVRVCTPSSNVGGVATYKAAGFTARPEIADRIRKV, from the coding sequence ATGACGATGGTGCTGAGTACGCCGACGACCGACGGGGTGCGCGAGGCTATGGCGGCGTTGCGTGAGTGGCAGCACGACGGAGCGCCGATGCAGCTGCATCCCGGAGACATCGGCTGGAACTACCGGTTGGGAACGGCCGAGACGGCCGCGGTGGTCCGGACCTGGAGCCGGGACGGACTGATTCTCGCTGTCGGGATGCTGGATTCGCCGACGCTGGTGCGGATCACAGTCGCTCCCGACGCTTTTCAGGACGAGGACTTGGCGCGGCGGCTCGTCGAGGACTTGTCGCTGCCGGAGCGCGGCGTGCTGCCGGACGGAGCGGTGTCCATCGAGGCGCCGCAGGGCCTGCTGCTCCACGACCTGTTGACCAAGGAGGGCTGGGGTGTCGGCGAGCCGTGGACTCCGCTCGTCCGCGACCTCGCCGAAGCGCTGGAGGACCCCGGCCTGCGGATCAAGCCGATCGGCCTGGAGCAGGCACACGACTTCGCCAACGTCCTTCGGTCATCATTCAACACCACGAGGCCCACGCGCGAGTACCGGCACAAGATGTCCGCGGCACCGTTCTACGCCGACGCCCGCTGCCTGGGCGCCTACGACGACCAAGGCAACCCCGCGGCGGTGGTGACGGTCTGGTCGGCCGGCCCGGGGAAACCAGGACTGGTCGAGCCGATGGGCGTTCACACGGACCACCGCGGCCGTGGCTACGGCCGGGCAATCACCGTCGCCGGGGCGGCCGCATTGCGGGAGATGGGCTCATCGAGCGTGCGCGTGTGTACGCCGAGCTCCAACGTCGGCGGCGTCGCGACGTACAAGGCGGCCGGGTTCACGGCGAGGCCTGAGATCGCCGACCGGATCCGGAAGGTCTGA
- a CDS encoding LysR family transcriptional regulator: protein MQLSPYRMLVLRAVADAGGVTAAAARLHLAPSGVSQHLAALERESGLVLLDRSRRGGQRPVTLTAAGRQLAAHADRLAAVLADAEADVIAWSQRLEGDVRIGAFPTAVRRLVVPAVLALQSSTPGLRAAVHELDEASATAALHAGDLDLVLVEDEANALRRPPPGLVAHRLLDDPYRLAVPATWPVPGDIGDLADRPWVDGPPGSAVRGVLDRLRAATGLPLRGAHTCLEFPAALALVDAGLAVALVPDLALDPATHVVNLPGLGARTISAYVQRNRRLAPLLGAVLDALRSASTRAPIH, encoded by the coding sequence ATGCAGCTGTCGCCGTACCGGATGCTCGTGCTCCGCGCCGTCGCCGACGCCGGCGGGGTGACCGCGGCGGCCGCCCGGCTGCACCTGGCGCCGTCCGGGGTGTCGCAGCACCTGGCGGCGCTCGAGCGGGAGAGCGGGCTGGTGCTGCTGGACCGGTCCCGCCGGGGCGGGCAGCGGCCGGTCACCCTCACCGCCGCCGGGCGGCAGCTGGCCGCGCACGCCGACCGGCTGGCCGCGGTCCTCGCCGACGCCGAGGCCGACGTCATCGCGTGGAGTCAGCGGCTGGAGGGCGACGTGCGGATCGGGGCGTTCCCGACGGCGGTGCGGCGGCTGGTCGTACCGGCCGTGCTCGCGCTGCAGTCGAGCACGCCGGGCCTGCGGGCGGCGGTGCACGAACTCGACGAGGCGTCGGCGACCGCCGCGCTGCACGCGGGCGACCTGGACCTGGTGCTGGTGGAGGACGAGGCGAACGCGCTGCGCCGGCCACCGCCGGGCCTGGTGGCGCACCGGCTGCTCGACGACCCCTACCGGCTCGCGGTACCGGCGACCTGGCCGGTCCCCGGCGACATCGGTGACCTCGCGGACCGGCCGTGGGTGGACGGGCCGCCCGGCTCGGCGGTGCGCGGCGTCCTGGACCGGCTGCGCGCGGCCACCGGGCTGCCGTTGCGGGGAGCGCACACCTGCCTGGAGTTCCCGGCGGCGCTCGCGCTCGTCGACGCCGGCCTGGCCGTGGCGCTGGTCCCCGATCTGGCGCTCGACCCGGCGACGCACGTGGTGAACCTGCCGGGGCTCGGGGCGCGGACGATCAGCGCCTATGTTCAGCGGAACCGGCGGCTGGCGCCGCTGCTGGGCGCGGTCCTCGACGCACTCCGGTCGGCTAGCACGCGGGCGCCCATCCATTGA
- a CDS encoding cyclase family protein, with the protein MTEYRAVFDATVTFSNGGGLKADGFRVDLPGPDATEQQVGELFLASLGLLLTDTVEITNLEVIAEAHRGTRGGPSAAAPGPTAPAWRHVDLSHVISAGMTTYPGLPGPEITPHLSREESRKTYAPGTEFAIDRISMVGNTGTYLDSPYHRYPDGADLAGLPLDGLVDLPAVVVRTAGAGVRGVDVGALAAHDVTGRAVLLHTGGDAGWGTPGYARQAPYLTEAGARWLVEHGARLVGIDSVNIDDVEGSPGERPAHTLLLAAGIPIVEHLTGLDQVPPHGARFTALPPRVAGFGTFPVRACAAVPVQAA; encoded by the coding sequence ATGACCGAGTACCGCGCGGTGTTCGACGCGACAGTGACCTTCAGCAACGGCGGCGGCCTGAAAGCCGACGGCTTCCGGGTCGACCTGCCCGGCCCGGACGCAACCGAGCAGCAGGTGGGCGAGTTGTTCCTGGCCTCCCTGGGTCTGCTGCTGACCGACACCGTCGAGATCACCAACCTGGAGGTGATCGCCGAGGCGCACCGCGGCACCCGTGGCGGACCCAGCGCCGCCGCCCCCGGCCCCACGGCGCCGGCCTGGCGACATGTCGACCTCAGCCACGTCATCTCGGCCGGCATGACCACCTATCCCGGCCTGCCCGGGCCGGAGATCACGCCACACCTGAGCCGCGAGGAGTCCAGGAAGACCTACGCGCCCGGGACCGAGTTCGCCATCGACCGGATCAGCATGGTCGGCAACACCGGCACCTACCTGGACAGCCCCTACCACCGCTATCCCGACGGCGCCGACCTGGCCGGCCTGCCCCTGGACGGGCTCGTCGACCTGCCGGCCGTCGTCGTGCGCACCGCGGGAGCCGGCGTCCGCGGCGTCGATGTCGGCGCGCTGGCCGCGCATGACGTCACCGGCCGGGCCGTGCTGCTGCACACCGGCGGCGACGCGGGCTGGGGGACACCCGGCTACGCGCGTCAGGCGCCCTACCTCACCGAGGCCGGCGCCCGCTGGCTCGTCGAGCACGGCGCCCGCCTGGTCGGGATCGACAGCGTCAACATCGACGACGTCGAGGGCTCGCCGGGTGAACGGCCGGCGCACACGCTCCTGCTCGCCGCCGGCATCCCGATCGTCGAGCACCTGACCGGTCTCGATCAGGTGCCGCCGCACGGCGCGCGGTTCACCGCCCTCCCGCCGCGGGTGGCCGGCTTCGGCACCTTCCCGGTCCGCGCCTGCGCCGCCGTCCCGGTCCAGGCGGCCTGA
- a CDS encoding CBU_0592 family membrane protein produces the protein MHLADLLGWAGAGALLLAHALVTHDPEQAAGGRYLLLNLAGSAGLAASGVVHAAWPSAVLNLLWLVLGLTAFRRRRPAEPD, from the coding sequence ATGCACCTCGCCGACCTGCTCGGCTGGGCCGGCGCCGGCGCCCTGCTGCTCGCCCACGCCCTGGTCACCCACGACCCCGAGCAGGCCGCCGGCGGCCGTTACCTGCTGCTCAACCTGGCCGGCTCGGCCGGTCTGGCAGCCAGCGGGGTGGTCCACGCCGCCTGGCCGTCCGCCGTGCTCAACCTGCTCTGGCTGGTCCTCGGCCTCACCGCGTTCCGCCGACGCCGTCCCGCCGAGCCGGATTAG